The Cryptococcus gattii WM276 chromosome B, complete sequence genome has a segment encoding these proteins:
- a CDS encoding Hypothetical protein (Similar to TIGR gene model, INSD accession AAW40937.1; CNA03150), protein MRLPLDIYLDDTRSSATPSLYSPSDSEDERSSTVSPSKSERRRTSNVSRKRRRERSPSKDVFVVEHILARSLSKWRNPESNKYEYRYLVRWENYKPKDDTWEGQSGLMEGSKQLLEEFESREYQPFTILASKSAPSKPTMYLVRYGVVNDSISPSPLYEKVWHSASQINRVGSIPKAVVKDAIDKYEEMERLEEGKGLARGASPRPLQLQKDKCMLDILERKEEGDEDRPTVIFHVRWRDKWKLKEEWMNYERIVFTFEEDGKQFLMKWEAKRGYTKTTGVTTMRLLEEPGNMKRPATSGHGKERQPMTEYELERLKNIEANKELMRQLGL, encoded by the exons ATGAGGCTCCCTCTTGACATCTATCTAGACGATACCCGAAGCTCCGCAACACCTTCCTTATACTCGCCGTCAGACTCTGAGGACGAACGAAGTTCCACAGTTTCACCCTCGAAATCCGAGCGC CGGAGGACGTCCAACGTCAGTAGGAAACGTCGCCGCGAGAGATCTCCTTCAAAAGATGTCTTTGTAGTGGAGCACATTTTAGCGCGTTCATTGAGTAAATGGCGAAATCCCGAGTCCAACAAATATGAATATCGATATCTCGTGCGTTGGGAGAATTACAAACCGAAGGACGACACCTGGGAAGGACAATCAGGGCTAATGGAAGGGTCAAAACAATTGCTGGAGGAATTTGAGAGTCGAG AATATCAACCATTCACCATCCTGGCATCCAAATCGGCTCCCTCAAAGCCCACAATGTACCTAGTCCGCTATGGTGTGGTAAACGACAGTATTTCTCCTTCGCCACTTTACGAGAAGGTATGGCATAGCGCTTCCCAAATAAACCGTGTTGGGAGTATTCCGAAAGCTGTAGTGAAGGATGCCATTGACAAGTATGAGGAGATGGAGCGGCTGGAAGAAGGTAAGGGCCTGGCGAGAGGTGCGAGCCCGCGACCTCTTCAGCTGCAGAAAGATAAGTGTATGTTGGATATCCTGGAGCGtaaagaggaaggagatgaagacCGGCCCACAGTGATATTCCATGTCAGATGGAGAGATAAATGGAAGTTAAAAGAGGAGTGGATGAATTACGAGAGGATTGTTTTCACTTTTGAGGAGGACGGGAAACAGTTCTTGATGAAGTGGGAGGCAAAGAGGGGCTATACGAAAACCACTGGGGTAACAACAATGCGATTGTTAGAAGAGCCAGGCAACATGAAACGGCCGGCCACCAGCGGTCACGGAAAAGAACGACAAC CGATGACGGAGTACGAACTAGAACGGCTAAAGAACATTGAGGCAAACAAGGAGCTCATGCGACAGTTGGGACTTTGA
- a CDS encoding Heat shock protein sks2 (heat shock cognate protein hsc1), putative (Similar to TIGR gene model, INSD accession AAW40938.1) — protein MSAEDVFEGAIGIDLGTTYSCVGVWQNDRVEIIANDQGNRTTPSYVAFTEGERLIGDAAKNQSAMNPLNTIFDAKRLIGRRYDDADVKKDMKHWPFTVIDKDGSPYVEVDYLNEKKTFSPQEISAMVLTKMKEIAEAKIGKTVKKAVVTVPAYFNDSQRLATKDAGAIAGLEVLRIINEPTAAAIAYGLDEKTEEERNVLIFDLGGGTFDVSLLTIQGKVFSVKATAGDTHLGGEDFDNNLLEHFKAEFKRKTKLDISDDARALRRLRSACERAKRTLSSVTQTTVEVDSLYQGTDFSSNITRARFEEINATAFKSTVDPVDKVLKDSKIPAAKVDDIVLVGGSTRIPKIQSLVSEYFGGRQLNKSINPDEAVAYGAAVQAAVLTGQTSDKTADLLLLDVAPLSLGVAMQGDIFGVVLPRNTPIPSNKSRVFTTVEDNQTTVMFPVYEGERTQCKDNRLLGEFELSGIPPMPRGQAELVCTFEVDANGLLKVSAQDRASGRKAQITIQNSVGRLSSEEIQAMIKDAEQFKNADKDFSARHEAKSDLEAYLHTCEQSISAPELSMKIKRGARAAVESEIAKALEKLEQEDATADELKKAQLGVKRAMQKAMASAR, from the exons ATGTCCGCTGAAGACGTTTTCGAGGGTGCCATTGGTATTG ACCTTGGTACCACCTACTCTTGTGTCGGTGTCTGGCAAAACGACCGAGTCGAG ATCATCGCCAACG ACCAGGGTAACCGAACCACCCCTTCTTATGTCGCTTTCACTGAGGGCGAGCGTTTGATTGGTGATG CCGCCAAGAACCAGTCTGCCATGAACCCCCTCAACACCATCTTCGACGCCAAGCGATTGATCGGCCGACGATACGACGACGCTGACGTTAAGAAGGACATGAAG CACTGGCCCTTCACCGTCATTGACAAGGACGGCTCTCCTTACGTTGAGGTTGACTACCTCaacgagaagaagacttTCTCTCCCCAGGAGATCTCTGCCATGGTTCTTAccaagatgaaggagattgCTGAGGCCAAGATTGGCAAGACCGTCAAGAAGGCCGTCGTCAC CGTTCCTGCCTACTTCAACGACTCTCAGCGTCTCGCTACCAAGGACGCCGGTGCCATTGCTGGTCTTGAGGTCCTCCGTATCATCAATGAGCCTACCGCTGCCGCTATTGCCTACGGTCTTGACGAGAAGACCGAGGAGGAGCGAAACGTCCTCATCTTCGACTTGGGTGGTGGTACTTTCGATGTCTCTCTCCTTACCATTCAGGGTAAGGTCTTCTCTGTCAAGGCCACCGCCGGTGACACTCACCTTGGTGGTGAGGACTTCGACAACAACCTCCTTGAGCACTTCAAGGCTGAGTTCAAGAGGAAGACCAAGCTTGACATCTCCGACGATGCTCGTGCTTTGCGACGATTGAGGTCTGCTTGTGAGCGTGCTAAGCGAACTCTCTCTTCCGTTACTCAGACCACCGTCGAGGTCGACTCTCTCTACCAGGGTACCGACTTCTCTTCCAACATCACCCGTGCCCGATTCGAGGAGATTAACGCTACCGCTTTCAAGTCCACCGTTGACCCCGTTGACAAGGTCCTCAAGGACTCCAAGATCCCCGCCGCCAAGGTTGACGACATTGTCCTTGTCGGTGGTTCTACCCGTATCCCCAAGATCCAATCTCTCGTTTCCGAGTACTTCGGTGGCCGACAGCTCAACAAGTCTATCAACCCCGATGAGGCTGTCGCTTACGGTGCCGCTGTCCAGGCTGCTGTCCTCACCGGTCAGACCTCCGACAAGACCGCTGacctccttcttctcgatGTCGCCCCTCTCTCCCTTGGTGTTGCCATGCAGGGTGACATCTTCGGTGTTGTTCTTCCCCGAAACACTCCCATCCCCTCCAACAAGTCTCGAGTCTTCACTACCGTCGAGGACAACCAGACTACCGTCATGTTCCCTGTCTACGAGGGTGAGCGAACCCAGTGCAAGGACAACCGACTTCTTGGAGAGTTCGAGCTTTCTGGTATCCCCCCTATGCCCCGAGGCCAGGCCGAGCTCGTCTGCACTTTCGAGGTTGACGCCAACGGTCTCCTCAAGGTCTCTGCTCAGGACCGTGCCTCTGGCCGAAAGGCTCAGATCACCATCCAGAACTCTGTTGGCCGACTTTCTTCCGAAGAGATCCAGGCTATGATCAAGGATGCTGAGCAATTCAAGAACGCCGACAAGGACTTCTCTGCCCGTCACGAGGCCAAGTCTGACCTTGAGGCCTACCTCCACACCT GTGAACAATCCATCTCCGCCCCTGAACTTTCTATGAAGATCAAGCGAGGAGCTCGTGCCGCCGTTGAGTCTGAGATTGCCAAGGCTCTCGAGAAGCTTGAGCAGGAGGATGCCACCGCCGACGAGCTCAAGAAGGCTCAGCTCGGTGTCAAGAGGGCTATGCAGAAGGCCATGGCTTCTGCCCGTTAA
- a CDS encoding uncharacterized protein (Similar to TIGR gene model, INSD accession AAW40939.1), with the protein MSDLPLPQFYAHSLIPLTPIFDDTLSLSSPEAQSTLSIALDNLYLIQRMLTSLGVFSENESVSEASNGQLLFMSIGWAIGTCEEKRNPGSMSERREALLKAEYAFQAFVELLRSYGILSPQEASEYSANNGAGLSNDPAKRREAKINQYKREKELREKINAVISRRKQAPAYGSTPLSFLISLLPMPNSEVSTAQSTQSGDVNEDDMAEESRETIIDVLHLLHSLALSSMASMKMELDILSAAPPIDPSLGISQADSRQGERGENDDTWRLDQLPTSLTRSSDLISSKGKVLRPFTILPSDSGVAQREKLKAGVFKQSWRLPTMTIDEYLDIERQRGNIITGGGQASYDKPTDSELLELDSEMDGTRHAEEQAGHKREKDEKWAQYTDDNPKGYGNTTNKG; encoded by the exons CCCATTACCCCAATTCTACGCTCACTCCCTCATTCCTCTCACTCCGATTTTCGATGACACCCTGTCACTCTCATCTCCTGAAGCCCAGTCCACTCTATCCATCGCGCTCGACAATCTATATCTCATCCAACGCATGCTCACATCCCTAGGCGTATTTTCAGAAAACGAGTCAGTATCTGAGGCCAGCAATGGGCAGCTTCTTTTTATGAGCATTGGATGGGCTATTGGCACCTGTGAAGAGAAACGAAATCCCGGCAGTATGTCAGAAAGGAGAGAAGCTTTACTAAAGGCTGAA TACGCTTTCCAGGCATTTGTGGAGTTGCTCCGTTCGTATGGTATTCTGTCGCCGCAAGAAGCATCCGAATATTCTGCCAATAACGGCGCTGGCCTTTCCAATGATCCGGCGAAGAGACGCGAAGCAAAGATTAATCAGTAcaagagagagaaagaacTCCGTGAGAAGATCAAT GCCGTCATATCACGCCGCAAGCAAGCGCCTGCTTACGGTTCAACCCccctctctttcttgatCTCTCTCTTGCCAATGCCTAACTCTGAGGTATCCACAGCTCAGTCAACACAATCGGGGGATGTGAATGAAGATGACATGGCAGAAGAATCCAGAGAAACCATCATAGACGTTCTGCACCTTCTACATTCCCTAGCGTTGTCATCTATGGCTTCCATGAAGATGGAACTCGATATCCTCTCTGCTGCACCTCCGATTGATCCATCCCTGGGTATATCTCAAGCAGACTCGCGTCAAGGCGAAAGGGGGGAGAATGACGATACTTGGCGTCTCGACCAGCTGCCGACGTCTTTAACTCGGTCATCAGATCTCATATCCTCAAAAGGCAAAGTCTTACGACCTTTCACAATCCTTCCAAGCGATTCTGGAGTAGCGCAGAGAGAAAAACTGAAAGCGGGAGTTTTCAAGCAGAGTTGGAGATTGCCAACGATGACAATAGATGAGTACCTCGATATTGAACGACAGAGGGGTAATATCATAACTGGTGGCGG TCAAGCATCTTATGATAAACCGACGGACTCTGAGCTGCTGGAATTGGACTCGGAAATGGATGGCACAAGGCATGCTGAAGAACAAGCTGGGCATAAGCGAgagaaagatgaaaaaTGGGCCCAATACACGGATGACAACCCAAAGGGATATGGAAACACAACGAACAAGGGGTAA